The Dethiosulfovibrio peptidovorans DSM 11002 nucleotide sequence ATGTCACCGGCGTGATGGAGGTTCCCCTGTCCCACATGAGCGAGCCTCCTCTTTCCATGAAGGAGCTGGGAAGGGCCAGGGATTTCGTGTCCCAGGTGGCCAGGACGGACGTAGAGGGCGAGAGGATGGTTTTGGTATTGTCCCCCGAGAGCGTTTTGTCCTCCCAGGAGGTCGTATCGGCAAGAAACTCGATTTCCTGATGCGATCGGGAGAGGCGGCTTTTTGCCTCCTCTCCCGATTTTATCTTTTTAAAACGGATCCTAGATGTACCTCTCCGGACAGAAGTTTTTCGCTGCTTCCCCCCGGAAAATGGACCTCCAGTCTTCCCTCTTCGTCGATGTCTCCTGCCGTAGCGGTCACGGTGATTCCATCTTTCTCGAAGGATATCTCCTTGCCCTCGAGCCAGGAAAGCCTGCGGCATATCTCCAGATAGGTTTTCCCGTTTCCTTTTAGGTATCCTCGGTAGAGAGGCTCGAAACGGTTCAGTACCTCCGCGGCGATTTTTCTTCGGTCGAGAGATCTGCCCCCTTCCAACAGCAGCGATGTCGCCACCTCGTCTACCGGTTTAGGAAAGGCTTTTACGTTTACGTTTATGCCTATTCCCATCACTATGAAGTCTATTCTGTCCAACTCGCAGGTCATCTCGGTCAGTATGCCGCATACCTTTTTACCCGATATCAGGACGTCGTTGGGCCACTTTACCTTGGGGGCGAATCCCATAGCCTCCAGTGTCACTGCGACGGCAGCCGCCCCTATCTGGGTTATCGGCGGCGCCGTTGCCGGAGGGGTCCCCGGTCTCAGCACGATGGACATTTGAACGGCCTCGCCGGGAGAGGAGCTCCAGCTTCTGCCGCTTCTTCCTCTTCCTCCGGTCTGATGCTCCGTCGTAACGACCGTGCCGTCGACGCAGCCCGATCTTCCCTCCGCCTTGGCGGTCAGGTTCGTCGACTCCACCTCGTGGTGGTTTATCACGTTTCTTCCTATGAAGTCGGTGTCTAGAAGAGGAACGATTTCCTCCGAGGTCAGGACATCGGGAGACGAGATTATTCTGTATCCCTTTCTAGGCACGGACTCGACCTGGTAGCCGTCCTCTTTCAGCTGATTGACGTGCTTCCATACCGCCGTCCTGCTTACTCCCAAACTGTCGCAGATGGACTGCCCCGAGACGAAGTCGCCTTGTCTTTTCTTGAGCATCGTCAGTATCTTTCCCTTCATGACCACCATCCCTTTCGGTTCCCATTGTACTAGTGGATATCTTTTCGGAAAAGCCGCCTTTCCGTGCAGATAAAGGTGTCTTTTTTGTTATAATCAAGATGCCTG carries:
- a CDS encoding biotin--[acetyl-CoA-carboxylase] ligase; amino-acid sequence: MKGKILTMLKKRQGDFVSGQSICDSLGVSRTAVWKHVNQLKEDGYQVESVPRKGYRIISSPDVLTSEEIVPLLDTDFIGRNVINHHEVESTNLTAKAEGRSGCVDGTVVTTEHQTGGRGRSGRSWSSSPGEAVQMSIVLRPGTPPATAPPITQIGAAAVAVTLEAMGFAPKVKWPNDVLISGKKVCGILTEMTCELDRIDFIVMGIGINVNVKAFPKPVDEVATSLLLEGGRSLDRRKIAAEVLNRFEPLYRGYLKGNGKTYLEICRRLSWLEGKEISFEKDGITVTATAGDIDEEGRLEVHFPGGSSEKLLSGEVHLGSVLKR